One segment of Primulina tabacum isolate GXHZ01 chromosome 14, ASM2559414v2, whole genome shotgun sequence DNA contains the following:
- the LOC142523878 gene encoding uncharacterized protein LOC142523878, with translation MISGGSTDGDSNRAKKSRSRRDCMEVERMRGSEVVISFGPEDLKGFCECYLYGCPGADGFARVSAGDRGEREIVLPLTLGSRDLKKTVMTTFSVVDSPSLYNIILGRPAMNELRAVASTYHQKIKFPVGSRVGKVRGDLPSSRKCYVEAVRVGQSKARKAWKKTRIVEIGGRVVEKGEVHFVAEEEQEVVEVGPGQQIQVARDLSVSTRELTGISPLISEHHLNVLPGSHMVKEKKRHFGPEKDKVIDEQVRDLLKVGHIREIQFSTWFSNVGYHQIPLAKDDQDKASFITFGGKFCYVVMPFGLKNAGDTYQRLMNKDFEKQLGRNVEVYVDDILGKSKEVADIITDLEETFATLMHYGIKLNPAKYIFGVKSGKFLGFIVTNRGIDVNQEKVKSVLCMPSPRSVKEVQKLTGRIASLSRFISRSAHISYPFFQVLKKAQQFGCDEKCEQTFQDMKIHLAELLVLVKLEPGEKLFVYLSTTEYAVSSLLIKEEDSD, from the exons ATGATATCGGGAGGCTCCACTGATGGAGACTCCAACCGGGCAAAGAAATCAAGAAGTAGGAGGGATTGCATGGAAGTGGAAAGGATGAGGGGGAGTGAAGTAGTTATCAGTTTTGGCCCTGAGGATTTGAAGGGT TTCTGTGAATGTTATCTTTATGGATGCCCTGGTGCAGATGGATTTGCAAGGGTTTCAGCTGGAGACCGTGGAGAAAGGGAGATTGTCCTGCCATTGACTTTGGGCTCCCGAGATCTTAAGAAGACAGTGATGACCACTTTCAGTGTGGTGGATTCCCCATCATTATATAACATCATTTTGGGGCGGCCGGCCATGAATGAGTTGAGGGCTGTAGCATCCACTTATCaccaaaaaatcaaatttcctGTGGGAAGCCGGGTAGGCAAAGTCCGGGGAGATCTACCTTCTTCTCGGAAGTGCTACGTGGAAGCAGTCCGAGTGGGCCAAAGTAAAGCTAGGAAGGCTTGGAAGAAAACAAGAATTGTTGAGATAGGAGGGAGAGTAGTGGAAAAGGGTGAGGTACATTTTGTGGCTGAGGAAGAGCAGGAGGTTGTAGAAGTCGGACCAGGCCAGCAAATCCAGGTGGCTCGGGACCTCAGTGTATCTACCCGG GAATTGACAGGGATCTCACCTCTGATTTCGGAGCATCACTTAAATGTTCTCCCGGGATCTCACATGGTTAAGGAAAAGAAGAGGCACTTTGGTCCTGAGAAGGACAAAGTTATTGACGAACAAGTGAGAGATCTGCTGAAGGTCGGCCACATTCGGGAAATTCAATTTTCTACCTGGTTCTCGAATGTG GGGTACCATCAAATCCCCTTGGCCAAGGATGATCAAGATAaggccagcttcatcacctTTGGaggtaagttttgttacgttgtaatgcctttcgggttgaagaatgcCGGGGACACCTACCAACGTCTTATGAACAAAGACTTTGAGAAGCAGTTAGGCCGGAATGTGGaggtatatgtggatgatattctgGGCAAGTCTAAAGAGGTTGCGGACATCATTACTGATTTGGAGGAAACTTTTGCCACTCTGATGCATTATGGAATCAAGCTCAACCCTGCCAAGTATATCTTTGGCGTGAAGAGTGGCAAGTTTTTGGGTTTTATAGTGACAAACCGGGGAATTGATGTGAATCAGGAGAAAGTCAAGTCAGTATTGTGCATGCCATCTCCCCGATCTGTCAAAGAAGTGCAGAAGctgaccgggaggattgcttctCTTTCTCGATTTATATCCCGATCAGCACACATAAGTTACCCTTTCTTTCAGGTCCTAAAGAAGGCCCAACAATTTGGATGTGATGAGAAGTGTGAGCAGACCTTCCAGGATATGAAGATCCATCTAGCAGAGCTTCTTGTACTAGTAAAGCTGGAGCCCGGGGAGAAATTGTTTGTTTACTTATCTACTACAGAGTATGCTGTCAGCTCACTACTGATAAAGGAAGAAGACTCTGATTAG